From Candidatus Manganitrophus morganii, the proteins below share one genomic window:
- the pgaD gene encoding poly-beta-1,6-N-acetyl-D-glucosamine biosynthesis protein PgaD yields the protein MSAIIINEPRLQTLRQRYAYSLVTFVFWAFWLYLWLPLVSLVAWLLGINLFYQEMIVQEGYLAFFELVGWYAVTILIMAAVLLGWAGYNLYRFRGKERRKSAAGVDPADIARQFAVEVDQLNQWHRAKRLTIHHNEEGAIDRVDVHPP from the coding sequence ATGAGCGCGATCATCATTAATGAGCCCCGTTTGCAGACACTGCGGCAGCGCTATGCCTACTCGCTCGTCACCTTTGTTTTCTGGGCCTTTTGGCTTTACCTCTGGCTGCCGTTGGTCAGTCTGGTGGCATGGCTGCTCGGCATCAATCTTTTCTACCAGGAGATGATCGTGCAGGAAGGATACCTCGCCTTTTTTGAATTGGTCGGCTGGTATGCGGTGACGATTCTGATCATGGCGGCCGTGTTATTGGGCTGGGCCGGATACAATCTCTATCGTTTCCGAGGAAAGGAACGCCGCAAGAGCGCGGCCGGGGTCGATCCAGCCGACATTGCGCGTCAATTTGCCGTGGAGGTCGATCAACTCAACCAATGGCACAGGGCAAAACGGCTAACGATCCATCACAATGAGGAAGGCGCGATCGACCGCGTCGATGTCCATCCCCCCTAA
- a CDS encoding glycine--tRNA ligase subunit alpha, producing MKAVVPQKKAAKPSLRKPLTFQALFLSLHQYWAEQGCLIVQSYDNEVGAGTFHPATFLRALGPEPWNAAYVQASRRPTDGRYGENPNRLQHYYQYQVILKPAPANIQDLYLKSLSSFGLRMEEHDIRFVQDDWESPTLGAWGLGWEVRLDGMEITQFTYFQEIGGIPLDPVSVEITYGLERVAMYLQQVDNVYDLAWNDTVSYGQVHHEGEVQFSRFNFEEANTEHLKAAFQRAEEESRALISKGLILPAYDYCIKSSHLFNLLDARGAISVTERTSYIGRVRGLARLCAEGYLKQRQEAGFPLLKDKKNAS from the coding sequence TTGAAAGCTGTTGTCCCCCAAAAGAAAGCCGCCAAGCCCTCTCTCCGCAAGCCTTTGACCTTTCAAGCGCTTTTCTTATCCCTTCATCAATACTGGGCCGAGCAGGGCTGCCTCATTGTTCAGTCGTACGATAACGAGGTCGGCGCCGGGACCTTCCATCCGGCGACCTTTCTTCGCGCCCTCGGCCCGGAGCCGTGGAACGCCGCCTATGTACAGGCCTCCCGCCGGCCCACCGACGGCCGCTACGGGGAAAACCCGAACCGGCTTCAACATTACTACCAGTATCAGGTGATCCTGAAGCCGGCGCCGGCGAATATCCAAGATCTTTATCTGAAGAGCCTCTCCTCCTTCGGCCTCCGGATGGAGGAGCACGACATCCGATTCGTCCAGGACGATTGGGAGTCGCCGACGCTCGGGGCGTGGGGGCTCGGCTGGGAGGTCCGGCTCGACGGAATGGAGATTACCCAGTTCACCTATTTCCAGGAGATCGGCGGGATCCCGCTCGATCCGGTTTCGGTCGAAATCACCTATGGCCTGGAAAGGGTGGCGATGTATCTTCAGCAGGTCGATAATGTCTATGACCTGGCCTGGAACGACACGGTCTCCTACGGACAGGTCCATCATGAGGGGGAGGTCCAATTTTCCCGGTTTAATTTCGAGGAGGCAAATACGGAACACCTCAAGGCGGCCTTCCAGCGCGCCGAGGAAGAGTCGCGCGCCTTGATCTCGAAGGGACTGATCCTCCCCGCATACGACTATTGCATCAAGAGCTCCCACCTCTTTAACCTTCTCGATGCGCGCGGGGCGATCTCGGTGACGGAGCGGACGAGCTACATCGGCCGGGTGCGCGGGCTGGCCCGTCTCTGCGCCGAGGGATACCTGAAGCAGCGTCAGGAAGCCGGATTTCCTCTCCTAAAGGACAAGAAAAATGCCTCGTAG